TGGAGGAGGTTTATGTTGGAGGTGGGTGGAGGGGTTTGGGATTCGACGGTGAAGAGGATGAGGGGGATGCAGTGTAGTGAGGCGGTGATGAGGAGTGCGAGGAAGAAAATTTTAGAGATGCGGTTTTTTTGTGGGCGGGGTTCGATGAGGATAGAGGATTTGTGTTGGGTGAGGTGTAGCATGGTTAGGGTGTTTCGTCGTTGTAGGCGAGTCGGATAGTGGCGCCGGTGGAGTATACTTTGTTTAGGACTTGGAGAAAAGTGTCATAGGGGATGGATTTGTCGATATTGAGGGTGATGGTGGGAGTTATGTTAGAGTGGCTTTTTTTGTAGAGTTCGATTTCGTCATGCAGTTTATTTTGGAGGCTTTCCAAGTCGACAATATCTTTAGATGAACCGAGGTAGATGACTTCTTCGTTGTCGATGACGAGGACGAGTTGAGTTGTTAGGGGGGTATCGTTGAGGGAGATGTTGGGTTTATCAAGGTGGATGGATTTGAGGGGGAGAGTATCGGAGGTGATGATGAAGAAGACGAGCAGGAGGAATATCACGTCGACGAGGGGTGTCATGTCGATGAGGGATCCGGTGTGTTTGAGTCGGGTTTGGAATTTCATTTTAGTAATCTTCCTGTCGAGCGAGGAGGATATCGACGATTTCGGAGGAGGTGGTTTCGATTTCTAGAACGAAGGCTTCGATTTTACTGACGAGGTAGTTGTAGGCTATCATGGCGGGAATGGCGACGATGAGACCGACGGCGGTGGTGAGCAGGGCGTATTCTAGGGCGGAGCCGATGCGTGAGGCAGTGATGTCGACCATGCCGCTGAGCCGCATTTCGCTGAAGGCTTGCATAAAACCTAGGACGGTGCCGAGGAGTCCGATGAGGGGTGCGACGTAGCTGATGATAGATAGTACGCGGGCGTTGCGTTCGAGTTGAGATATTTCGAGCCTGCCGGCGGCTTCCATGCTGCGTTCGATGCGTTCGGTGGTGCTGTTGTGTCGGAGGAGGCCTGCTTTGATGATGGAGGCGAGGGAGCCGCCGGCATCATCACATTGTTGGATAGCTTCGACGATGTTGCCGTCTTGAATGGATTGTCTTAGTTGTATGATGAATTGGTCGGTATTGATTTCAGACTGTCGGAGGATCCATAGCCTTTCGATGAAAACGGCCATAGCGATGAGGGAGCAGAGGATAAGAATCCATAGGATGAGGGCATTGCTATTGAGCTGAGTTAAGATATCGAGCATAATGTTATGGCCTTTTTAGCTTCAGTTTAGCGAGCTGTCCCCATTTTCCGCTTTTATTTTTTACTGCATCCCATTGTTTTATTGCGAGGTCATCGCGGCCTTCGATTTCGTATAAAGCGGCGCGGAGGCACATGGCGCGTAGGCGTTGTGAAGATGCTACGGAGCTGTTTATTGCCTTGGAGAGGGCAAGGTGGGCAGCGTGGTAATTTTGTTGGTCTCGCAAGCATAGGCTTTGTAGTATCCAAAGGTCAAGCGCTTCCGTGGGGGAGAGGGAGTTTTCGGGGATAGCGTTAAGAAAGAGTAGGGCTTGCTGAGGTTGATATAGTGAGGAGAGGTGGTGTGCGGCGATGAGGCGGGCTTTATTTAGATAGTGGTTGGAGGGTTGGAGTTCCTTTTCCATGAGGTTGAGGGTGGCGAGGGCGTCGTTTGATTTATTTTCTTCGAGCAGGATGGCTACATGGATGAATTGGGATTTAGGAAAGAAATTTTTATTTTGGTGTTTTTCAAGATAGGATCTGGCTTTGAGGAGGAGAGTGTCTTTTTTTATGCCATGGGATTGTTTTGCTAGTGTGAGGTAGATGTTTGCAGATTGGATGAGGGCAGCGTCTTTGACTTCAGCATATTCTTGGGAGTGTTCCATCGGGATATCGTTTTTAGAGTTTAGTCGTATCCATGCTATTTCCACATTGTCAAATGCTTTTAGGGCATTTAACAAATATTTTTCGGAATTTTTGTCCGAGCTGCTTTGCATCATTTCGTTGCAGCCCATGTAATAATAAACATAGATTTGAAGCGGATGATCAGGAAAATGTTTTGGAAAGGCGATTAAATTTTTTATTTGTATGTTTTTTGAGTCAAAAGCGTATTTTTTGAAGAATTCTTCCGGATTTTTTTTAGGTTCGGAATCGATCGAAAAGGCAGCCAGCCCTTGGAAAAATGACTGAAAAATGACCATCCAGAAAAAAAATTGGCGTAAAATTGCTTTCCAACACATTTCTTGTTTGGAAAAAAATATAAAATATGAAATGGTGCAGTTGTGAGTATGATGATGTAACATACGGTGTTCGCAGGTGCTATTGGGGAATAGCTGAGGGTTTTTAAGGTTTGGTTCGAAAAGGAACATTAGATCTGACCCTGGTTTTAATGGCTAGTGACTATCGAATTATGTTGCGCAACAGTACCAAAGTTAATATAGAGAAATTATTGTCAAATCCAAACAAGAAAAAGGAGAAATGACATGGCCTTGAAAGATACAACCAAGCATTTAAAAGAATTGTTAAACCACATCACTACGGACATTGAAAAAGCCGAAGGTGGAAACAAAGCTGCATCACAGCGCGTGCGCACTGGTACAGTTAAACTTGAAAAGATTGCAAAACAATACCGTAAAGAATCTATTCACAGCGAGAAGCAGCCACGTTCTTCAAAAAAGTCGACCTCTTCTCATGGAACTAAAAAACCAGCACATAAGCCAGCTGCAAAAGCTAAGTCTCATGGACATAGCCCAAGCCACGCCAAATCTTCAGCTTCTTCTGCAAAAGTAAAAGCGAAGCCAAAAGCTGCTATTGCTAAAGCACGTCCACGCGCACTTTCTGTAAAGCGTCCAACAGCTAAGCTGCCATCACGCTCATTGTCTTTCCGTTAATCTTAACGCTTAAGATTCAGAATTTGGGAGGGAGGTTTATGACCTCCCTTTTTTTTTGCAATATACGTTTCCATAAGCTAAACTATTTGTTTAGCAACCCCCATATTAAATCCACTCCATGAAACAGAAAAGCACTGGCAGTTCGGTTGAACTCCCCATCGATCGTTTAAGTCCTAAAGGCAATGGCATAGGACAGACAGTAAGGTCGGATGGATCGGAACGGATCGTTGAAGTTCCTTTTGCCATTCCGGGAGACACTGTTCGCGCTACTGTGGTTAAAAAAAAGCATGGTAAAGAGAAAGCGCGGTTGGAAGAAGTTCTTTCCCCTTCAGCGGAGAGGGTGCAGCCGTTGTGCAAACATTTTGGCGTCTGCGGCGGTTGTCGTTTGCAGCAGATGAGCTACGAGTCGCAACTTCAATACAAAGAGGCTTTTGTCAGAAAACTATTCCAGGAAATTGCTGTTCCAGGAGTAGAAATCAAGCCTATTGTTCCCTCGGTCAGTCCTTGGCAATACCGCAATAAGATGGAGTATAGTTTTTCTAGCGACCTGAATGGCACACGTTATCTTGGTCTGGTGATGGAGGGATCGAAAGGAAAGGTCTTGAATTTGACAGAATGCCATTTAGTGGCTCCTTGGTATACAGAGTGTTTGGATACAGTGCGTCAGTGGTGGGAATCGACAGATTTACAGGCGTATCATCCTTACAAAAATACGGGGACGATGCGGACTTTGATTGTGAGGGAAGGTGTAAGAACCGGGGATCGTCTTGTGATGCTTACCGTCTCAGGCAATCCCGATTATGCTCCCAAAAAACAGCAGCTCAATAGTTTCGTTTCCTCATTACGCAACGCGATCGAGCTTCACGATGGGAAATCGAGGCTGAGCATATTTTTGCGCATACAGCAGATAGCTCCGGGGATGGCGACCAATTTCTATGAGATGCTTCTCTATGGACCCGATGTTGTGCGTGAAGAGATGCACATCCAGCTTTACAGCGACCAGCCTGCAAAAACACTTCAATTTAAAATTAGTCCTGCATCCTTTTTTCAGCCCAATCCGTTGCAGGCGGAAAAACTCTATTCTTTGGCCCTGCAGACGGCCCAACTAAAACCGCAGGATGTCGTTTACGATCTCTATTGCGGTACAGGAACAATCGGGATCAGTGCAGCTTCCTCTGTGAAGGAAGTGATAGGCATTGAAGTTTCGCCGGAGGCAGCTTTAGATGCACGCGAAAATGCCAAGCTGAATGGTTTGACCAATGTGAACATTTTTGCAGGGGCGGTCCATCACATTTTACAGCAGATCCAGAAGGATCGCCACGAATCCACACCTGATGTAGTGATCGTCGATCCTCCGCGCGTGGGGATGGAGAATGTAGGTCAACGGCTGATCGCCGGTTTAAATGCTGAAAGGGTTCTTTATATTTCTTGCAATCCCAGCACTATGGTCGCAGATATTACAGTTTTGACCAGCCTTGGGTATAAACTTATTTCATTACAACCTGTCGATATGTTTCCACAAACGATGCATATAGAAACTATCGCACTATTAGTTCGTCAATAATCATGCCTTCATTCCGTTATACAATTCATCAGCAAGACACACATAGCGCTGCCCGATTAGGGACGATTGAGACAGCACATGGAGTGATCGAAACACCTGCCTTCATGCCAGTGGGTACGCGCGGCTCAGTGAAAACACTGACCCAGCATCATTTAGAACAGCTGGATGCACAGATAATCCTAGGCAACACCTATCATTTGATGTTACGTCCCGGTATGGACATCATGGAAAAAGCCGGGGGGCTCCATTCTTTTATGAAGTGGGACCGGCCGATTCTTACTGATTCGGGTGGATTTCAAGTTTTTTCTTTAGCAGCGTTAAGTAGATTACAGAAGAAGGGGTCAAGTTCCAATCCCACATCGATGGGGCAAAGTTATTTCTGGGACCGGATGAAAGCATGTTCATCCAAAAGACATTAGGTTCAGACATTGTCATGGTTTTTGACCAATGCGCTCCTTATCCATGCAGCAGAGTAGAGGTAGAGCAAGCGATGCACCGGACGCATCGTTGGGCGGAGAAATGCCGTGCTTACACGTTGAAGCCGCACCAAAATCTTTTTGGCATTGTCCAAGGGGGCATGTTTGAAGATCTACGCCGTCAAAGCGCAGAAGCTTTACGAGGGATGGATTTTGAGGGGTATGCTATCGGCGGCTTGTCAGTAGGCGAACCCATGGATATGATGTATGCACTATTAGATGCCACAGCGCCATTGCTTCCTGAAGAGAAGCCCCGCTATTTAATGGGAGTCGGTACACCGCGCAATTTAATCGAGTCTGTGATGCGCGGTATCGATATGTTTGATTGCGTTATGCCGACACGCAATGCCCGTAATGGGACAGCTTTTACTTGGAACGGGAAGATCAATATAAAAGCGGGAAGGTACGCAGCCGATTTTACTCCGTTCGATCCCGAGCTCAGCCATGAAGCAGCGTTCCACAGTAAAGCCTATATACGACATCTTATTAATGTGGACGAGATTACGGGCCTGACTTATGTGACGATGCAAAATATTGCCTTTTACCTTGATTTCATGCGACGCATTCGGCAAGCTATCCGATGTGGGACCTTGCATGAATTATATCAACATGTGTGCCAAATTTATCCGAATTAAAGGTGTGATTATGAATAAAAAAATGACATGGCTGCTTACAGGCCTTTTTTGTTGCCTTCAGCTATCCCTATTTGCAGAAGCGCCTGTAGATGACACTCCTGTAAGTGATCAGGGAATGTATCAGACATTTACTATGCTGGCTTTAGCAGTAGCTTTCTTCTATTTTATCCTATGGCGTCCTGAGCAAAAAAGACGTAAAGCCGCCGAAGAGCAGCGCTCCTCGCTGAAACAAGGCGATCGCGTCAATGCAATGGGTATCATCGGTACGATCATCCGCGTCAATGACAATAGCGTTATCGTAAAAATGTACGATGGTTCTAAACTAGAATTTGTCAAAGGTGCTATATCAGAGACACTACCTTCTACTGAAGGCGAAGTGAAATCCAACGGAGACGTTGCTAAAGAGGAGTAAAAGATGGAGAGGGATCAGGAAAGAAAACACATGGTGGCTGAGCAGCTAATACCTCGTGGTATCAAAGACCCTCTCGTTCTTGAAGCAATGTTGACGGTTCCACGTCATTATTTTGTCCCTTTGGAACTTCAAAAATACGCCTATGATGACAATCCCTTACCTATTGGCGAAAAGCAGACCATAAGCCAGCCATTTATTGTTGCATTGATGACAGAATTTGTCCGTGCGCATAAAGACGCAAAAGCATTGGAAATAGGTACAGGGTCCGGCTATGCTGCTGCGATCCTTGCACATATCTGTAAAAGTGTGGTGACGATAGAACGTTTACCGCAATTAGCGGCGACGGCGCAGAAAAAATTGTTGGATCTTGGGTTTACCAATATCACATTCAAGGTGGGGGATGGCAGTGTCGGCGTTGCAGAACATGCTCCTTACGACTGTATCCTTGTCACTGCAGGCGCTCCTGTTGTTCCTGAAAATCTTAAGTTGCAGCTCGCAATAGGCGGCACTTTAGTCATTCCGGTGGGGGGCACAGTTTCGCAAGAACTAAAACGCATAAAACGGATAAGCGAAGACACATTTTCCGAAGAAAAATTGGAAGGAGTGCGTTTTGTCCCCCTGATTGGCGAAGAAGGTTGGAGAAAATAATTTTAAAGTATTCTACAGCCGTCATCCTGTTTTAGGAAGGGTTTTTTCAGTTTGTGATAACTCTTGATAGTCACCTTATTATCTTTAAAGTAAAAGATTGCATCTAAGAGCATAGGATCTTGCGTCTGAGGATCATTCAGTTTTATGATGGAGCACCCATCGTGAGAATAACATAATGCTTTCGTCTCTTCGTCTTGAAAAATGTACATATAGGGAACTTTATGGATATGGGCGTGGTATCCATTAGAAGGTTTAATGGTATCCATGGGCAAATCTGTATGATAGCAGCGCCAAGCACCTTTTTTAATGGTAGTATGAGTTAGCGAGATGCTAGGAATAATGGCATTTATCGTTCTTTCTTTAGGTACAAAAATCCTCTGATCTTTGCTATTTTGAATGCAGATAGCGTTTTCATGCTGATTATGAGCTGTAAAGCAAACAATGGGCTGCATAGGAGGACCCCCTATTTCCATAATCCATAGTCTGCATTACAACTTTAGTCAAGCGGCAATCAAATGGAATTTTGAAAGAAGACTATTACAACAAGGGGAGATTTCAGTTAATTGAAGGAGAGGATGAATAAGCAATCACGGGAAAAAATAGTTCCTTCTATTTAACCCGTAATTGTTGGAGCTATCCTTCTTGAGGAGGAATAAGCTGTTGGATAGTATCTTGGAATTTTGACTTCCCTTCAGCTACGTTTCTAATATGAGTTAGAAACAGATCCATAGCATACATGATAATTCCCACAACGCTGAGAATAACGGTTTTGTCAATATGGTCTACCGAATTTAGAAGTGTGTATTTAAACTTTGGTTTCAGTTCACCCATTTCCACATCAAAACCAGTCACGGGAAAAGTGCTATTGATAAAGTTCATTAGGAGAACAGTATCTGCTAGGGCAGAAGCTTTGACTGTGAAAGGGAGGTGCACCATGAAAATTGCGGAGATCATCGTGGGGCTTTCTTGTCCCGACTCTAAATCAAGATTAGCGACGACCTGTTTTTTTATTTGGATCATTAAAGGTGCTTCAGCAGTCGGACCTGTAGGAGCAAGGGGCATGATGATAGCTGCACCGGATTCATTCTCAGCGATTTCTACAGGCAGTCCAGTGGTAGCGAGGTATTCCTTTATTTTTAGAAGATACACTTTTTCTTCTTCAGAGGTAGTTTTAGGGGGATTTTTATTTTGTGGCATTGTTCGTCCTAATTAAATTCCATAATTCACCATACAATACCATAGCTTCTTCTTTTGGCAACTTATTGCTTATCTGGCGACGTAAAAATTCTGCTTGTTTTTTGAGGTTTTCAGGTGTTTCTTTTTTGACAGGCTGTACATCAAATCCATATTTATTGAGTATTTGTCTAGCTTGAGTTTGATTCCTTTTATGATAGAGAGCTCCATGAAGTACCATGCGATGAGTAGATTTTTGTGCATGACGCAGCCGCAAATTAATTTTGTTTATGCGGTCATTATCTCCGCCTACAAAAGTTTCAATTCCTTTGTGAATGCTTTTATGCAACTCGGCAGGAGTAAGAGCCTGGTCTTTGTTTACAGCTATAGCAACACCATATTGACGGACTAACAGGTGGGCTAGATCGTTAGCAAGCTTGTCATCAGCGTGTCGGGAGATATCGTTGGCAGCGATAAGAGCTACTTCATCCATGAAAGATTCTATGTACTGTTTTTTTCCCTCGACTTTTTCATACATGCGGTGGGTCCGCTGGTGGTCTTTTATTTTTGCTGTAGTGATTTTATCTTCATAGTAGGCAGCTCCTGCTGAGATGCTTTCAAGACGACCTTTGATTTTTTCAATATTTTTCTGTTCATTTTGTAATTTCTTATTAATATGCTTAAATTCTTTGGTGTCGATGTAAAATTTTGTATCGTCAATCTCCATTAGAGTAAGCTTATCTTTTGCTCTCTTCGCCAGGCTGCTATATTTATCTTCACTGACACGCAGAGCTTGGAGTTGTTCAGAATACTGCTCTACTCTGACTTGGGCGTTTTTTACTGCCTGTTTATTATTCCCGAGAATATGTTTAAGAGTGTAATTTTTCATCCAGTTTATAGACTTACGAATATATGTGAGCTTCATGACCTCAATGAACTGGTGGGGAGAGCGGTAGGCAAGGATACCTAAACCTATAAGGGATAGCGCACAGCCTATACCCAGGGCAGTGTAACCTACGGCGGGCAACGCTGCGCTTGAAACGCCCACTCCTGCCCACATGACCACATTTAAGGTGAACCAAGTGATAGCGGTTGCCACAGATATATTGAATTGTATGCCGTTATTTGTGCGTTCCCATTGGAAAATCTTTTTTTCAGTTTTGTTTTTGATCTTGTTTTGTTCAATGAGGGCGTGTCTTGCCATTATAGATAGGCCTACAGTATGGTTTGTATACTTATCCTGAAGATCTGCAAAGCTTATGGTTTTTTCTTCATCGAGATTAAGCTCTTTTATGAAACCATTTAAGAGACGAACATGCGTGGAAGTTAATGAGGTATTGTTAGTAATAGATTGTATTAATTGTTGGGCTGTAAATCTTTCATGGGCGCTGGGATTTTCTAATTGGAAAATACTTTCTACTTCTTTGTTCTCTTTGATTTTATCTAGCCTGACCTTTTTTATTTCCTCCAATTCATGGCCAGTAAGTTGGCTGTTATCTAGAATTCTTTTACCTAATCCCTCACTTTCTTTTGTTTGTTCTGCGTGGTGTTTGTTCTTTAGGCGTGCTTCATTCCAGGCAACTCCTTGGAGAGCAGGATCGATGAGCACTCCTACATGGGAACCTGTGCTTTGCATTAGAGGAGAAGATAAGATAGTACTTATCCAGTCTAGGGCTTGTTGACCGACTTTGATCGCGTAGTATTTCATGGAGCCTGTAAAACCCTCATATTTCTTCTTAGAGGCTTCCTTATCTTTTTGATATTGAAGGTCGAAAACGTCGGTTTTTTCTCCCAGATAAAATGCGGCTTGTTCTGGAAGTAGTTCATTTAAAGCGGATTGTAGTTCAGAAGGAATCCTATGGCGTTCAGTTTGAAAGGGCGCTGCAGTGGTAGAGGATTTTAGGTCGCGTTTAGGAGAATCTGTAGGTGGAGAGTTTAGAAGTGTTTGAATTGCAATAGGTTGTGGTTTAGCAGTCCAGTGTTTTGAAGGACTGGCTCCTTGCTTATGGTCAGTTTTGAACTTATCATGCGAATAGTCATCAAATACTTTCAATGCTCTTAATTCTGGCATAATCCAACCATGTTAGTTTCTACTTTAATTCTATTATTAAGCATAAATGTTGAGCAATAGATTAATAATTCGTTAATAAATTAATAATTTATACTTATGGGGTTTTATTAATTTCCATAGAGTGATAACTGGAGATAAGAAAAGAGAAAACGGCGATGTTTTAAAGCGCCTTTTAGTAGGCGACTCTAAAACCAGTAAATTGATCGGAATATTCCGGTGGAAGGGGGAGTCGTTCTGCAACTCTCACACCATCAGATAAACTATCATAGCATCCGCCCTTAGCAACTTTTTGTGTCCCTTCAGCTGGGCCTTTAGGATTACGTTCGGGCATATGTGAGAAATAATCAGCTTTATACCAGTCATTCGTCCATTCCCAGACATTTCCGCTCATATCATAAGCGCCATAGGGACTGTGGGCATCTAAAGTAGATACAGAAGTTTTATCACCCATTTTTAGAGGGAGAATATTTTTTCCATTATAAAAACCTACAGGGGAAGTGAGTACTTTTTCTGTCTGAAGGGGGTTGTCGTTAGCTTTGAAATTGGCCATTTGACGATCGATCGTGTCGGTTCCTGTTCCATAGAGGAATTTTATAAGTTCTTCACCCGGCTTAGCGACGGCCATTCCGGCTGCTTTTTCCCATTCGGCTTCTGAAGGAAGGCGCCCGCCTTTACTTTGGCAATAGGCATTGGCCCCAAACCATGTGACATTAATCACAGGGAAGTCTTCCTTTCCTAGCAGTGGATAGAAATTCCACAGATCATCCTTGAGGGAAACCATGATTTGGCTGGTGTTGGTCGAGTTGAATGTTTTGCAGATAGGATTGCCTTGTTTATCGAAGACAATGCCGTTTTGTCCACCGGAGGAAATATAGGTAATTTCTTCATTATCGAAGGCTTCATTAAGCCATGCGATGAACTCGGTATTAGTCACTTCATATTTATTTATTTTGAAGGCGTCGACAAAAACTCTGCGTGCAGGTTGTTGGTCAGAGTTACCGGCTTTTTTCAGGTCTCCGACAATGGACTCGCCTGAGGGAATTGCTAAGATAGTATTTTCAGTGTCGGATGGAGCTTCAGGATTTTGTACAGCAGGTATTGAAGAGTCTTCTTTTTCTATAGGTTGTTCTGCGGGGACTGTGGGTGCGATTTCTTTAGTTTGAGTGGGCAATGAATTGCCGGAGTATTGTCCGCTAATCATCGTTTCCCTACCTGCAGAAACCTGAACATCTATGGGATCAGGTTTATTGCTAAATTCAATGCGAGCATCGCCTTTAGGAGGATAGAAATAGACACGGTAGTTTCCGGCAGGAAGATTGGCAGTATAGCGTCCTTGAGAGATGACCTCACTGGCTTCGTAACGGGGGCCTTCCAAAGAAGAGATATTTACAGGGGCATTGGGGACGTTGGTTGAGATGGTAAGCTGCCCCATAGCACGGAAATCAGCATTGATAACAGCATCTTTTTGTGCAGTGACTTCAATTCTTTGTGGCTCTGGCGGGAGAAAATTTGCAGGGTTGTTAGTGGAGTAGGTAACGGTATAGCGCCCGGGGAGGAGATTGCGAAAAGTGTAGCTGGTACCTCCGCCGTGTTGGAGAGGGATACTGTTATTTGCGGAGGAAAGGGTGTAAAGCGCGTCCGGATTATTTGTTTGCACTGTCAGAGAGCGAGCGGGGATGAATTGAGGAGTGAGGAAGGTAGTTTGATCTTCATTGACAGCAATAGTATGGGGAGGAATAGCAGTAAAATAGGCAGGCAGGTCATAGGAAACAACATATCGTCCCGTGGGGATAGAGGAGCTGCGCCAGGAAGCTTTGCCATTGAGAGAGCGTATAGGGGCGACGATAGGGTTGGATTTAAGCACAACAGGTTTGATGGTCACTTTAATAGCATCGCCGGAGGGGAGAGGAGCTTGCAATTCGATTTTGCCCCTAGTTGCTTTATAGTCGATCATAATATTGATCGTATCGCCGGGATTCGGAGTGAAAGTTTCGGGATAGATAGAGACACGATAGCCCTCTTTTTGCTCGGCCCTGACAGCATAAGGAACGTAGGGTTGGATGTTTCCATACATGGAACTGCCCTGTCCATTCTGTACTTTATATGGTCCGGAAGAGATATCCCAACGGGCATCGGATAAATTAGTATTCACTTTGTATGTTGCATTGAAGTATCCATCGTCATAAGGGGAGTAATTATAAACCCTTAAACCTGATCGGGGATAGGTCGTAACGCTTGTCGGTCTGTTGTAGGGGAAAAAATTCTGGGCGATGAAGCCCGGGATCAATTCCTCAGGAGGGGATTTGACAAAAGGAACAGGTTTTTCTATCAATTTGATGTGCTGGTCAACTTTAGTAACGTTTGCGGATTGAATATGAACAGAACGTGGAGGGATGCCTTCAAAAAAGTTATCATAGTTGGGGAGTGCAAAAGTAAGGGAGTAATCTCCTGCGGGAAGATTCTCTATCACGACCTTGCGTGAGGGGCCTGCGTCGTCTTCGAAAAAGCCGCCGCTTTTGGGGAAGAACTGGGAATGTCCATCTTCATCTTTAAGCCAGAAGCGGATACGGTCCAGCCTTTCCCCTAAGGAGCCGGTTTGGTAAGTAACGATAAGAGTTCCTTGGTCAGCTCCTGTAGTGGAGGGTAGGAGAATGAGTAAAAAGAATAGGATGATGCGCAGCACAAGGTCTCCCGTCGTAATCGTTTTGTGTTCATTTGCTAGCATGCTAGCATTTTAGAGAGGTTCACAAAC
This portion of the Parachlamydiales bacterium genome encodes:
- a CDS encoding biopolymer transporter ExbD; its protein translation is MKFQTRLKHTGSLIDMTPLVDVIFLLLVFFIITSDTLPLKSIHLDKPNISLNDTPLTTQLVLVIDNEEVIYLGSSKDIVDLESLQNKLHDEIELYKKSHSNITPTITLNIDKSIPYDTFLQVLNKVYSTGATIRLAYNDETP
- a CDS encoding MotA/TolQ/ExbB proton channel family protein produces the protein MLDILTQLNSNALILWILILCSLIAMAVFIERLWILRQSEINTDQFIIQLRQSIQDGNIVEAIQQCDDAGGSLASIIKAGLLRHNSTTERIERSMEAAGRLEISQLERNARVLSIISYVAPLIGLLGTVLGFMQAFSEMRLSGMVDITASRIGSALEYALLTTAVGLIVAIPAMIAYNYLVSKIEAFVLEIETTSSEIVDILLARQEDY
- a CDS encoding histone; this encodes MALKDTTKHLKELLNHITTDIEKAEGGNKAASQRVRTGTVKLEKIAKQYRKESIHSEKQPRSSKKSTSSHGTKKPAHKPAAKAKSHGHSPSHAKSSASSAKVKAKPKAAIAKARPRALSVKRPTAKLPSRSLSFR
- the rlmD gene encoding 23S rRNA (uracil(1939)-C(5))-methyltransferase RlmD, encoding MKQKSTGSSVELPIDRLSPKGNGIGQTVRSDGSERIVEVPFAIPGDTVRATVVKKKHGKEKARLEEVLSPSAERVQPLCKHFGVCGGCRLQQMSYESQLQYKEAFVRKLFQEIAVPGVEIKPIVPSVSPWQYRNKMEYSFSSDLNGTRYLGLVMEGSKGKVLNLTECHLVAPWYTECLDTVRQWWESTDLQAYHPYKNTGTMRTLIVREGVRTGDRLVMLTVSGNPDYAPKKQQLNSFVSSLRNAIELHDGKSRLSIFLRIQQIAPGMATNFYEMLLYGPDVVREEMHIQLYSDQPAKTLQFKISPASFFQPNPLQAEKLYSLALQTAQLKPQDVVYDLYCGTGTIGISAASSVKEVIGIEVSPEAALDARENAKLNGLTNVNIFAGAVHHILQQIQKDRHESTPDVVIVDPPRVGMENVGQRLIAGLNAERVLYISCNPSTMVADITVLTSLGYKLISLQPVDMFPQTMHIETIALLVRQ
- the yajC gene encoding preprotein translocase subunit YajC; the encoded protein is MNKKMTWLLTGLFCCLQLSLFAEAPVDDTPVSDQGMYQTFTMLALAVAFFYFILWRPEQKRRKAAEEQRSSLKQGDRVNAMGIIGTIIRVNDNSVIVKMYDGSKLEFVKGAISETLPSTEGEVKSNGDVAKEE
- a CDS encoding protein-L-isoaspartate(D-aspartate) O-methyltransferase, coding for MERDQERKHMVAEQLIPRGIKDPLVLEAMLTVPRHYFVPLELQKYAYDDNPLPIGEKQTISQPFIVALMTEFVRAHKDAKALEIGTGSGYAAAILAHICKSVVTIERLPQLAATAQKKLLDLGFTNITFKVGDGSVGVAEHAPYDCILVTAGAPVVPENLKLQLAIGGTLVIPVGGTVSQELKRIKRISEDTFSEEKLEGVRFVPLIGEEGWRK
- a CDS encoding formylglycine-generating enzyme family protein; amino-acid sequence: MLANEHKTITTGDLVLRIILFFLLILLPSTTGADQGTLIVTYQTGSLGERLDRIRFWLKDEDGHSQFFPKSGGFFEDDAGPSRKVVIENLPAGDYSLTFALPNYDNFFEGIPPRSVHIQSANVTKVDQHIKLIEKPVPFVKSPPEELIPGFIAQNFFPYNRPTSVTTYPRSGLRVYNYSPYDDGYFNATYKVNTNLSDARWDISSGPYKVQNGQGSSMYGNIQPYVPYAVRAEQKEGYRVSIYPETFTPNPGDTINIMIDYKATRGKIELQAPLPSGDAIKVTIKPVVLKSNPIVAPIRSLNGKASWRSSSIPTGRYVVSYDLPAYFTAIPPHTIAVNEDQTTFLTPQFIPARSLTVQTNNPDALYTLSSANNSIPLQHGGGTSYTFRNLLPGRYTVTYSTNNPANFLPPEPQRIEVTAQKDAVINADFRAMGQLTISTNVPNAPVNISSLEGPRYEASEVISQGRYTANLPAGNYRVYFYPPKGDARIEFSNKPDPIDVQVSAGRETMISGQYSGNSLPTQTKEIAPTVPAEQPIEKEDSSIPAVQNPEAPSDTENTILAIPSGESIVGDLKKAGNSDQQPARRVFVDAFKINKYEVTNTEFIAWLNEAFDNEEITYISSGGQNGIVFDKQGNPICKTFNSTNTSQIMVSLKDDLWNFYPLLGKEDFPVINVTWFGANAYCQSKGGRLPSEAEWEKAAGMAVAKPGEELIKFLYGTGTDTIDRQMANFKANDNPLQTEKVLTSPVGFYNGKNILPLKMGDKTSVSTLDAHSPYGAYDMSGNVWEWTNDWYKADYFSHMPERNPKGPAEGTQKVAKGGCYDSLSDGVRVAERLPLPPEYSDQFTGFRVAY